In Ignavibacteriales bacterium, the following are encoded in one genomic region:
- a CDS encoding succinate dehydrogenase iron-sulfur subunit, with amino-acid sequence MDLTVKIQRYNPETDEKPYMQDFHLTNVNGNMRLLDVLHEIKWHQDGTLTFRRSCAHGICGSDGMKVNGKNRLACSVLLKDLNMTKPITIEPLPSMPIIKDLVTDMSDFFAKYQVVKPYLINNTPPPPDSERLQSNEDAEKLFESAKCILCACCTTSCPSTWTNENYIGPAAILKAYRFIADTRDHAGDERLDILDTPDGIWRCHTIFNCIEACPKDINITWHISQLKKKISSQGL; translated from the coding sequence ATGGATTTAACGGTTAAAATTCAAAGGTATAACCCTGAAACAGACGAAAAGCCCTACATGCAGGATTTTCATTTAACTAATGTTAATGGAAATATGAGACTGTTGGATGTTTTGCATGAGATAAAGTGGCATCAGGATGGAACACTTACATTCCGCCGTTCATGCGCTCATGGTATATGTGGAAGTGACGGGATGAAAGTGAACGGAAAGAATAGGCTTGCTTGCTCAGTTCTGCTCAAAGACCTGAACATGACGAAACCCATAACGATCGAACCTTTGCCATCGATGCCAATAATAAAGGATCTGGTAACAGATATGTCGGATTTTTTTGCAAAATACCAGGTTGTTAAACCTTATCTAATAAATAATACACCGCCACCGCCGGACAGCGAGAGGCTTCAGTCAAACGAAGATGCGGAGAAGCTTTTTGAATCGGCGAAGTGTATACTTTGTGCTTGCTGTACTACAAGCTGTCCATCTACATGGACAAATGAGAATTATATCGGACCGGCTGCAATTCTAAAAGCATATAGGTTCATAGCGGATACACGTGATCACGCCGGCGACGAGAGGCTGGATATACTCGACACACCGGATGGTATCTGGAGGTGTCATACAATATTTAATTGCATCGAAGCTTGTCCCAAAGACATTAATATTACCTGGCATATCTCCCAGTTAAAGAAGAAAATATCTTCCCAAGGATTATAA
- a CDS encoding citrate (Si)-synthase produces MILKDKFASQIPALREEAKSIVKNHGNKAISGVTIDKLYGGMRGVKSLICDTSEVGLDTGLIIRGIPILDLVDKLPEEIYYLLITGELPDEAGLKDLQDELRKRAEVPSYIFDVINALPADTHPMVMLNTAVLAMENSSKFHKAYDSGLGKDQLWDPMFEDCLDLIARLPVVAAYIYRKRFNKGDRIPADPSLDWAGNFAHMTGITFEDGSFKKLMRLYMVLHCDHESGNVSAFSCQTIGSALSDAYYSVSGGLNGLAGPLHGLANQENLKFILKMKEDIGHTPSDQEIKDYCQNLLDNRRVIPGYGHAVLRVTDPRFTAFTNFGKKEIPDDEVFKIVLQVFDVVPKLLIEQGKAKDPWPNVDAASGSLLYHYGLKEFEYYTVLFSVSRALGLTAQLIIARAMMSPLIRPKSVTTKWVKSQISE; encoded by the coding sequence ATGATTTTAAAAGACAAATTTGCTTCACAGATTCCCGCCCTTAGAGAGGAGGCAAAGTCAATTGTAAAAAACCACGGCAATAAGGCAATAAGCGGGGTTACAATTGACAAGCTATACGGGGGTATGCGAGGTGTTAAAAGCTTGATCTGCGATACGTCAGAGGTTGGACTGGATACGGGACTTATTATCAGAGGTATTCCTATTCTTGATCTTGTTGATAAACTCCCGGAAGAGATTTATTATCTTCTAATCACCGGTGAACTACCGGACGAAGCAGGTCTAAAAGATCTTCAGGACGAACTAAGGAAAAGGGCCGAGGTTCCGTCTTATATTTTTGATGTTATTAATGCACTGCCGGCTGATACACACCCGATGGTAATGCTTAACACTGCTGTACTTGCAATGGAAAACAGCTCTAAATTCCACAAAGCCTATGACAGCGGTCTCGGTAAAGATCAGTTGTGGGACCCTATGTTTGAGGATTGCCTGGACCTTATTGCAAGGTTACCTGTTGTCGCCGCCTATATTTACAGAAAGCGTTTCAATAAAGGTGACAGGATCCCGGCAGACCCGTCACTCGATTGGGCTGGAAACTTTGCCCATATGACAGGTATCACTTTTGAGGATGGTTCATTCAAAAAACTCATGCGACTTTACATGGTACTGCACTGTGACCATGAGAGCGGTAATGTCAGTGCTTTTTCGTGTCAGACAATCGGCTCAGCACTTTCGGATGCTTACTATTCAGTTAGCGGAGGTTTAAACGGACTTGCAGGACCTCTTCACGGTCTCGCTAACCAGGAAAACCTAAAATTTATCCTAAAAATGAAAGAGGACATTGGCCATACCCCGTCAGATCAAGAGATAAAAGATTACTGTCAGAATCTCCTCGACAATAGGCGAGTAATCCCGGGTTACGGTCATGCCGTTCTGAGAGTTACCGATCCAAGGTTTACTGCATTTACAAATTTTGGAAAGAAAGAAATTCCGGATGATGAAGTCTTTAAGATCGTCTTGCAGGTATTTGACGTTGTGCCTAAACTTCTTATCGAGCAGGGTAAAGCTAAAGACCCATGGCCAAACGTTGATGCCGCAAGTGGATCGCTTCTGTATCATTATGGACTTAAAGAGTTCGAATATTATACCGTACTCTTCAGTGTTTCCAGAGCGCTCGGATTAACAGCCCAGCTTATCATCGCAAGGGCAATGATGTCGCCGCTGATCAGACCCAAATCGGTTACAACCAAATGGGTTAAGAGCCAGATCTCAGAATAA
- a CDS encoding M15 family metallopeptidase — translation MLPIFISLIISLFSCNNTSHETSGNNNEIRKDIPDGLRKLVQAYPDFLDSADENNLYWKDGTVMIYDDGRQKSYQELLDDADLEDQMSQHYGKGDDWENPPPKNFEPGRIRNEEFFRKMYGNSAGEVQSTLTNVQWLPSSENTSIVFTTVNGADEQLFKVSQELDNLSNDLLKYVKDNAGSFNWRVIKGTNRLSMHSFAIAVDINTQYSNYWQWEKGMTYKNQIPMEIVKIFEKYGFIWGGKWYHFDTMHFEYRPELLID, via the coding sequence ATGCTCCCAATTTTTATATCTCTAATTATATCGCTTTTTTCATGCAATAACACATCGCACGAAACCTCAGGCAATAATAATGAAATCCGCAAAGACATCCCGGACGGCTTAAGAAAGTTAGTGCAGGCATACCCTGACTTTCTGGATTCCGCCGATGAAAACAATCTATATTGGAAAGACGGCACTGTAATGATTTATGATGACGGAAGGCAAAAGTCATACCAGGAATTACTCGACGATGCCGACCTTGAAGACCAGATGTCGCAGCATTACGGCAAAGGTGATGACTGGGAAAATCCTCCGCCAAAGAACTTCGAACCGGGCAGAATACGCAATGAAGAGTTTTTCAGGAAGATGTACGGAAACTCCGCCGGTGAAGTTCAGTCCACCTTAACCAATGTACAGTGGCTTCCCAGCAGTGAAAATACATCGATTGTTTTCACTACAGTAAATGGAGCAGATGAGCAGTTGTTTAAAGTTTCGCAAGAGCTTGATAACCTATCGAATGATTTGTTAAAATATGTCAAGGATAACGCCGGGTCATTTAACTGGAGAGTGATAAAGGGAACAAACCGCCTCAGTATGCACAGCTTTGCAATAGCAGTTGATATAAATACCCAATACTCAAACTACTGGCAATGGGAGAAGGGAATGACTTATAAAAATCAGATCCCGATGGAGATAGTGAAGATATTCGAGAAGTACGGATTTATTTGGGGAGGTAAGTGGTATCACTTCGATACGATGCACTTCGAGTACAGACCTGAATTACTGATAGATTAA
- the recF gene encoding DNA replication and repair protein RecF (All proteins in this family for which functions are known are DNA-binding proteins that assist the filamentation of RecA onto DNA for the initiation of recombination or recombinational repair.), with product MILKKFKLVNFRNYPELELSFNAKFNYIYGDNGHGKTNILEAISLLTFGKSFIGSGEIDCVMFGEKEFFVTGEFVNEMDNTDLVVLNYNSETRKKVYHLNRDPVRSFSSDLFGRIPVVFLSPHSLNITYGNPGERRKFFDIIISQTGTIYLDNLKKLVKLVKLKNALLKAGSRYAPSEKDDLLNSYNEKLADVGSEIIFRRLIFLKEFKSFFEKNFRYLTAEDNYCSIIYYSDVIGEVKHDEIDEYTPGEIKEKIEAVLIERRKEEIDRGLTLVGPQRDDFLFKLEKDKSENTGEVFDLKNHASQGEHKTFVVALILAEFDFLKEKRDTAPLLLLDDILSELDSGRVFKIILHLKEFGQIFLTTTGEDYLKKIEEMYGEDEIEVFKVVRGNVTE from the coding sequence GTGATCTTAAAGAAATTCAAACTTGTAAACTTCAGGAATTATCCCGAACTGGAGCTTAGCTTTAATGCAAAGTTTAATTATATCTATGGCGATAACGGGCATGGGAAGACGAACATACTTGAGGCGATTTCGTTGCTGACTTTCGGGAAGAGTTTTATTGGTTCAGGCGAAATAGATTGTGTTATGTTCGGGGAGAAAGAGTTCTTTGTTACCGGAGAGTTTGTGAATGAAATGGATAATACTGACCTTGTGGTGCTTAACTATAATAGCGAAACAAGAAAGAAAGTATATCATTTAAACAGAGATCCGGTTCGTTCATTCTCTTCAGATCTTTTTGGAAGGATACCGGTAGTGTTTCTTTCGCCTCACAGCCTCAATATTACTTATGGCAATCCGGGTGAAAGAAGGAAGTTCTTCGACATAATAATCTCTCAAACCGGCACAATATACCTGGATAATCTGAAGAAACTTGTTAAGCTGGTGAAGCTTAAGAATGCTCTTTTGAAAGCAGGAAGCAGGTATGCACCTTCGGAAAAAGATGATCTGCTGAATTCATATAATGAGAAACTGGCTGATGTAGGATCTGAGATAATATTCAGGAGGCTGATCTTTTTAAAAGAGTTTAAGTCGTTCTTCGAAAAGAATTTCAGATATCTTACCGCTGAGGATAATTATTGCAGTATTATTTATTATTCGGATGTTATAGGTGAAGTAAAGCATGATGAGATAGATGAATATACTCCCGGCGAAATTAAGGAAAAGATCGAAGCCGTTCTCATAGAGAGAAGGAAGGAAGAAATCGACAGAGGATTGACTCTTGTGGGTCCTCAGAGAGATGACTTCTTGTTCAAGCTGGAGAAAGATAAGAGTGAAAATACGGGTGAAGTATTTGACCTTAAAAATCACGCTTCGCAAGGAGAGCATAAGACTTTCGTTGTGGCGCTTATTTTAGCAGAGTTTGATTTTCTAAAAGAGAAAAGAGATACTGCACCGTTACTTTTATTAGATGATATACTTTCAGAGCTTGATTCGGGCAGGGTGTTTAAGATCATATTACATCTGAAAGAATTCGGGCAGATATTCCTTACAACGACGGGTGAGGATTATCTTAAAAAGATAGAAGAGATGTACGGGGAAGACGAAATAGAAGTTTTTAAAGTTGTACGCGGTAATGTAACAGAGTAA
- the dnaN gene encoding DNA polymerase III subunit beta: protein MKFNITGEEFVNSLSKLSSVLPSRSTLPILDNILFELEGNTLKLMASDLEISVRTTLEVDGESDGSVAVDGKRLLNVARTLPSENLKIESNDKNKLTIKTKKGKYTLPGESAEEFPMPEERDDFNKIELDGSVLRRFIGKVIHAVNTDEIRRNMAGILFDIKSNELRLVATDGFRLGKIIKSDFKHQGIPQSNLIVPTKTCQLYLRLNSNNDTTLEFDNNVLKISFEGIEIFSKLIDDTFPNYETVIPKENDKKLKVQKSDLQSSLKRAEIVADVITKRVKLEISDKSMTVKADNPEIGSEGEEIIDIEFIENDSGEEDYSKNPFVIAFNAGYLLDCVSQIDTDEVLFSFSSPSKATIAHPSEQEENENFMELVMPVRIG, encoded by the coding sequence ATGAAATTCAACATTACAGGTGAAGAGTTTGTAAATTCACTTTCAAAGCTGAGTTCAGTATTGCCTTCGAGGTCGACACTTCCAATTCTTGACAATATTTTATTTGAGCTTGAGGGGAACACACTAAAGCTTATGGCATCTGATCTCGAGATCTCCGTACGAACTACTCTTGAAGTAGATGGTGAGTCTGATGGATCGGTTGCCGTCGATGGTAAACGCCTGCTTAATGTTGCAAGAACGCTTCCAAGTGAAAACCTTAAGATAGAATCCAACGACAAAAACAAACTCACGATAAAAACCAAGAAGGGAAAATATACATTACCAGGTGAATCTGCGGAAGAATTTCCAATGCCAGAGGAAAGAGATGATTTCAATAAGATCGAACTCGACGGGTCCGTGTTGAGAAGATTCATAGGTAAAGTGATCCATGCAGTTAATACCGATGAGATAAGAAGGAACATGGCGGGAATATTGTTTGATATTAAATCGAATGAATTAAGACTTGTTGCGACTGACGGCTTTAGACTGGGAAAGATCATCAAATCGGATTTTAAACACCAGGGTATTCCACAAAGCAATCTCATTGTGCCAACAAAGACGTGCCAGCTATATTTAAGATTAAACAGCAATAATGATACAACACTTGAGTTTGATAACAATGTATTGAAGATATCCTTTGAAGGGATTGAGATTTTTTCAAAACTGATCGATGATACTTTCCCCAATTATGAAACCGTGATACCAAAAGAAAATGACAAGAAGTTGAAAGTTCAAAAGAGTGATCTGCAAAGCTCGCTCAAAAGAGCTGAGATCGTGGCTGACGTTATAACAAAGAGAGTAAAACTGGAGATCTCTGATAAATCGATGACCGTAAAAGCTGATAACCCTGAGATAGGATCTGAAGGAGAAGAAATCATTGACATTGAATTTATTGAGAATGATTCAGGTGAGGAGGATTATTCAAAAAATCCGTTTGTAATTGCATTTAATGCAGGATATCTGCTGGATTGCGTATCACAGATCGATACTGACGAGGTGTTATTCTCATTTAGCTCACCTTCTAAAGCCACCATAGCCCATCCTTCGGAGCAGGAGGAAAATGAAAATTTTATGGAGCTGGTAATGCCGGTTCGAATCGGCTAA
- the obgE gene encoding GTPase ObgE produces MVFIDYAKIFIKSGDGGNGCVSFRREKFVPKGGPNGGDGGNGGNVIFRSSANLSTLLDYRYNKHFRAKHGEHGQGGDKTGRNGKDILIKVPMGTIVRNAETGDIMTELLEDNQESIVLEGGRGGRGNVHFKSSTNQAPRNAEKGKPGQEAEVILELKLIADVGLVGFPNAGKSTLISKISAAKPKIADYPFTTIVPNLGIVKHGDYDTYVVADIPGIIEGASEGKGLGIQFLRHIERTKILLFLLDATKLENEYIDSDPLTDYNLLLNELRNYSGELMEKPRVICFTKIDSVFDETKERIEEIKTDEDKIMISSITGEHLNELKDHLWEKLQKIKEDE; encoded by the coding sequence ATAGTGTTTATAGATTATGCAAAAATATTTATTAAATCCGGTGACGGCGGTAATGGTTGCGTAAGTTTCAGGCGCGAGAAGTTTGTTCCAAAAGGCGGACCAAATGGCGGTGACGGCGGAAACGGCGGAAACGTGATATTCAGATCGAGCGCAAATCTCTCTACACTTCTGGACTACAGATATAATAAACATTTCAGGGCTAAACACGGCGAACATGGGCAGGGCGGAGATAAAACTGGGAGAAACGGCAAAGATATATTAATCAAAGTTCCGATGGGTACAATTGTTAGAAATGCTGAGACGGGTGATATAATGACGGAGCTGCTGGAGGATAACCAGGAATCTATTGTGCTGGAAGGCGGAAGAGGCGGTAGAGGCAACGTTCATTTTAAAAGTTCGACCAATCAGGCTCCGAGAAATGCCGAGAAAGGGAAACCGGGGCAGGAAGCTGAAGTTATTCTGGAGCTGAAGCTAATCGCGGACGTTGGGCTTGTTGGGTTTCCAAACGCCGGGAAATCAACCCTTATATCAAAGATCTCCGCTGCCAAGCCAAAGATTGCCGACTATCCCTTTACGACCATCGTTCCGAATCTTGGGATTGTTAAACACGGAGATTATGACACGTATGTTGTTGCAGACATTCCGGGTATAATAGAGGGAGCATCAGAAGGGAAGGGACTTGGAATCCAATTTTTAAGGCACATTGAAAGAACGAAGATCCTGCTCTTTCTGCTCGATGCTACTAAACTGGAAAACGAGTACATAGACAGCGATCCTTTGACCGATTATAATTTGCTCTTAAATGAACTTCGAAATTATTCCGGGGAGCTTATGGAAAAACCGCGCGTGATATGTTTTACCAAAATAGATTCGGTATTCGACGAAACTAAGGAAAGGATCGAGGAAATAAAAACGGATGAGGATAAAATAATGATCTCGTCGATTACGGGTGAACATCTTAATGAGCTGAAAGACCATCTATGGGAAAAACTTCAAAAGATAAAGGAAGATGAATAA
- a CDS encoding DUF721 domain-containing protein — MHKKIDTKTRMNKTISLKEELDEFMRYFGVDGRMQELKIYDAWEECVGSSIAKHSEPVEIRNSKLFVKAENSVWRYELSLKKTEIIDNLNKVLKKSTIKEIVFR, encoded by the coding sequence ATGCATAAAAAGATCGATACAAAAACAAGAATGAACAAGACGATTAGCCTTAAAGAGGAGCTGGATGAGTTCATGAGATACTTTGGTGTCGATGGCAGGATGCAGGAGTTAAAGATATACGATGCCTGGGAGGAATGTGTAGGAAGCTCAATCGCAAAGCATTCCGAGCCGGTGGAGATAAGAAATTCAAAGCTATTCGTGAAGGCTGAAAATAGTGTCTGGAGATACGAGCTTTCACTTAAGAAAACGGAAATAATAGACAACCTAAATAAAGTTTTAAAAAAATCAACAATTAAGGAAATAGTATTTAGATAA
- the gyrB gene encoding DNA topoisomerase (ATP-hydrolyzing) subunit B translates to MAKAKENKVAKQESKGNDYKESDIKVLKGLEHVRKRPAMYIGDVSSRGLHHLVNEVVDNAIDEALAGVCDRIVVTIHKDGSVSVEDNGRGIPTGIHPTEKISTLELVMTQLNAGGKFDRNTYKVSGGLHGVGVSVVNALSEWLEAEVYRNGEIFKQKYIRGVPTSKVKAVGKVKQKTGSIITFKPDAEIFRTTEFKFSTLEARMRELAYLNKGITIIFKDERDGKEEKFNFKGGLIDFVKYLDEGEKSISGKPIYVEGERESIQVEIAFQYNLSFNDNMISFVNNINTHEGGTHLEGFKAALTRTLNNYGTKNNIIKKDLQLTGDDFREGITAIISVKVPEPQFEGQTKTKLGNSEVKGIVQSITGEQLGNYLEENPSVAKKILEKCISAAEARMAARKARDLARRKNALDIGGLPGKLADCSITNPDECEIYLVEGDSAGGTAKQGRDRRFQAILPLRGKILNVEKARINKILANEEIKSIITAIGAGLGSSEEFDESKVRYGKIILMCDADVDGSHIRTLLLTFFYRHMKDIIESGKLYIAQPPLYKIKKGSTEQYAYDEAERDTILKSLKVDKKTIANGADEHEEEDLPEEGAEVIKTTKGAKVTISRFKGLGEMNPEQLWSTTMNPETRTIVKVTNENAAAADKIFRTLMGEEVEPRRKFIEENARYANIDA, encoded by the coding sequence ATGGCAAAAGCAAAAGAGAATAAAGTAGCAAAACAGGAAAGTAAGGGTAACGACTATAAAGAGAGTGATATTAAAGTTCTCAAAGGGCTGGAACACGTCAGGAAAAGACCGGCTATGTATATTGGAGACGTTTCTTCACGCGGACTTCATCACCTTGTAAACGAAGTTGTTGATAATGCGATAGACGAAGCGTTAGCTGGTGTCTGCGACAGGATCGTGGTTACTATTCACAAGGACGGTTCTGTTTCGGTAGAGGATAACGGGCGGGGTATCCCAACCGGTATTCACCCAACTGAGAAGATATCCACACTTGAACTTGTTATGACACAGCTAAATGCGGGTGGTAAGTTCGATAGGAATACTTATAAGGTGTCCGGCGGACTTCACGGCGTTGGTGTCTCAGTCGTGAATGCGCTCAGTGAGTGGCTGGAAGCCGAAGTATATAGGAATGGAGAGATATTTAAGCAGAAGTATATAAGAGGCGTTCCTACGTCCAAAGTTAAGGCAGTAGGAAAGGTAAAGCAAAAAACCGGCTCCATTATAACGTTTAAGCCCGATGCAGAGATATTCAGAACGACTGAGTTTAAATTTTCAACGCTAGAAGCCAGGATGCGAGAACTTGCTTACCTTAATAAAGGCATAACGATAATATTTAAAGATGAAAGAGACGGCAAGGAAGAGAAGTTTAATTTCAAAGGCGGTCTCATTGATTTTGTAAAATATCTCGATGAAGGTGAAAAATCCATTAGTGGTAAACCTATATATGTAGAAGGCGAGAGGGAGAGCATACAGGTGGAAATAGCATTCCAATATAATCTTTCCTTCAATGATAATATGATCTCTTTTGTGAATAACATTAATACACATGAAGGAGGCACACATCTCGAAGGATTCAAAGCCGCTCTGACACGAACACTTAATAATTACGGAACTAAAAATAACATTATAAAAAAGGATCTCCAGCTGACAGGTGATGATTTCAGAGAAGGAATAACTGCGATAATAAGTGTGAAAGTCCCTGAGCCGCAATTTGAAGGACAAACGAAAACGAAACTTGGTAACAGCGAGGTAAAGGGTATTGTACAATCCATTACAGGTGAACAGCTAGGCAATTACCTCGAAGAGAATCCATCCGTTGCCAAAAAGATACTCGAGAAATGTATTTCAGCGGCTGAGGCAAGAATGGCGGCAAGGAAAGCTCGTGATTTGGCCAGGAGAAAGAACGCCCTCGATATTGGTGGGCTTCCCGGTAAGCTTGCCGATTGCTCAATAACTAATCCTGATGAATGTGAAATTTACCTTGTTGAGGGTGACTCCGCAGGTGGTACTGCTAAGCAAGGAAGAGATAGGCGCTTTCAGGCTATTCTCCCATTAAGAGGTAAGATACTAAACGTAGAGAAGGCGAGGATAAATAAGATCCTTGCTAACGAAGAAATAAAATCCATTATAACAGCGATCGGAGCTGGATTGGGAAGCTCAGAGGAGTTCGATGAATCGAAAGTCCGTTACGGAAAGATAATCCTTATGTGTGATGCTGACGTCGACGGCTCCCATATAAGAACACTCTTGCTTACTTTCTTTTACAGGCACATGAAAGATATTATTGAATCGGGTAAGCTTTACATTGCACAACCCCCACTATACAAGATAAAAAAGGGAAGTACAGAGCAGTATGCGTATGATGAGGCTGAGAGAGATACAATTTTGAAATCGTTGAAAGTTGATAAGAAAACTATTGCCAACGGTGCAGATGAACATGAAGAGGAAGATCTTCCCGAGGAAGGAGCGGAAGTAATCAAAACCACTAAAGGTGCTAAAGTAACCATCTCCCGCTTTAAAGGTTTAGGCGAAATGAATCCAGAACAGCTTTGGTCTACAACTATGAATCCGGAAACAAGAACGATCGTTAAGGTTACGAATGAAAATGCGGCGGCGGCTGATAAGATATTCAGAACATTGATGGGTGAGGAAGTAGAGCCCAGAAGAAAATTCATCGAGGAGAATGCCCGCTACGCAAACATTGACGCATAA
- a CDS encoding undecaprenyl-diphosphate phosphatase: MDEIIKAVVYGAIQGLTEFIPISSTAHLRVIPALLGWKDAGAAFSAVIQMGTLIATLIYFRTDIINLTKGFFSALKNKDFISNPESRIFILIIIGTIPIGICGLLFKKFIEGDARGLYVISASLILLAIVLFIAEKVGTRKKEFEEITIKDGIIIGLAQALALIPGSSRSGVTITAGLFRGLKRDVTARYSFLLSIPAIGLSGLYELYSERTTLLNENFTVLIIATVVSGVVGYLSIAFLIRYLKTHSNMVFIIYRIVLGLIIILLLSQGILSNLE, translated from the coding sequence ATGGACGAAATAATTAAAGCTGTTGTTTATGGAGCAATACAAGGGTTAACAGAGTTCATTCCTATCAGTAGTACAGCACACCTAAGAGTTATTCCGGCTTTACTGGGCTGGAAAGATGCAGGAGCCGCGTTCAGTGCGGTAATTCAGATGGGTACGCTTATTGCCACTCTCATTTATTTTCGAACTGACATTATCAATCTTACTAAAGGATTCTTTTCCGCTCTAAAGAATAAAGACTTCATCTCAAATCCCGAGTCCCGGATATTTATTCTTATCATTATAGGCACGATCCCCATTGGGATTTGTGGGTTACTTTTCAAAAAGTTTATAGAAGGTGATGCTAGAGGTTTATACGTCATCAGTGCGTCATTAATATTACTTGCTATTGTGCTTTTTATTGCCGAGAAGGTTGGAACTCGTAAAAAGGAGTTTGAAGAGATCACAATAAAAGACGGAATTATCATTGGACTGGCACAGGCGCTTGCTCTGATACCGGGAAGCTCAAGAAGCGGTGTTACTATTACAGCCGGTTTATTCCGGGGATTAAAAAGAGACGTAACTGCCCGGTATTCATTTCTACTTAGTATTCCTGCTATTGGTTTGAGCGGTCTATACGAGCTTTATTCTGAGCGCACAACATTATTGAATGAGAATTTTACTGTGCTGATAATTGCTACGGTTGTTTCAGGAGTAGTAGGTTATCTCTCGATTGCATTCCTTATCCGCTACTTAAAGACACACTCTAATATGGTTTTTATTATATATAGAATTGTTTTAGGCCTCATCATTATCTTATTGTTAAGTCAGGGAATCCTGAGCAACTTAGAATAA
- the surE gene encoding 5'/3'-nucleotidase SurE, with translation MNKKPLILVSNDDGIESDGIKALMNAMRKIGEVIVVAPNSQQSAVGHAVTVANPIRVYKNLLDKDFYGYAIDGTPADSVKFAVRTLLKGRKIDLLVSGINHGSNTAINIIYSGTVSAATEGTILGIPSIAFSLTSYTSKTFEPAANFAKTLARAVLKNGLPKGTLLNVNIPPLPESKIKGVVVTKQGKSYWDDRYERRLDPNKREYYWLTGRMAKLDKTIEFDQKAVDSGYISVSPIKYDLTDYGTYEKMQDWKLKL, from the coding sequence ATGAATAAAAAACCGCTGATACTTGTATCGAATGATGATGGTATAGAATCTGATGGAATAAAAGCATTGATGAATGCAATGCGCAAGATCGGTGAAGTGATAGTCGTTGCGCCTAACTCCCAACAGAGCGCAGTTGGACATGCTGTAACAGTTGCAAATCCTATCCGCGTTTATAAAAACCTGCTCGATAAAGATTTTTACGGATATGCGATCGACGGTACGCCAGCCGATTCGGTAAAATTCGCTGTTCGCACATTGCTCAAAGGCAGAAAGATTGACCTCCTTGTCTCAGGAATAAATCACGGCTCTAATACTGCCATAAACATTATTTACTCCGGAACGGTATCCGCGGCGACTGAGGGGACTATCCTCGGTATTCCTTCGATTGCCTTTTCATTGACGAGTTATACAAGCAAGACATTTGAGCCGGCGGCTAATTTTGCTAAGACACTTGCAAGGGCTGTACTAAAGAATGGGCTTCCCAAAGGGACGCTTCTGAATGTAAACATACCTCCGCTTCCCGAGAGCAAAATTAAAGGAGTTGTTGTCACAAAGCAGGGAAAATCATATTGGGATGACAGGTATGAGAGAAGACTCGATCCAAATAAAAGAGAATATTACTGGCTGACCGGTAGAATGGCAAAGCTTGATAAAACAATTGAATTTGATCAAAAAGCCGTTGATAGCGGATATATTTCCGTATCCCCCATAAAATATGATCTTACGGATTATGGGACTTATGAAAAGATGCAGGACTGGAAGCTGAAACTTTAA